A window of Vicinamibacteria bacterium contains these coding sequences:
- a CDS encoding glycosyltransferase — protein MRVGIDYSFLRLGRRALKRGVCRYTNRQLIEVLREDRSNEYVLLCQAGTGDAALIPAEIRSRANVSVREGPARAVTPGQDPNAPETLLRLAAEHQDWVRREGIDLYHATTPVLVELPVFPRWDVCPMVASFYDAIPLLYPDQYLPGPAVRETYARGLEFLRSATRVLAISESARRDASLHLGIRADKIDVAPPVAEPCFRPLADDEVGATLRGLRQRVPLPSRYALAVVAVHYSKNLDTLFRAYSLLDPRLRELLPLVVCCDLDGPQDAGLRTLVDAAGIADDVVATGFVSDDELAALYNAATMVLHPSRQEGFGLPVLEAMHCGKPVIAARAGALPEVGGEAVLLLGPDDAEAWARAIEELYRDPGRRREMGDRGRARAEEFSPRRLGEATLATYGRAAAAPGWAADSRRRVAVWTPFPPQASGVADYSLELLDELRRECDLEVFVDDGVLPSAALLARYAVHHFRAFPRRHALAPFDTIVYQVGASPFHLYMQDALREWPGIVVLHDLAWSYLRLWHRRQSSDEAGFEGELGALEGEEALREYRAIVGGSGAHRPLDVFLDDHLMLGDVVARSRAQVVLLESVGRELERRYPKARPYLVPMGVADPYRGRPALEASQARSSLGIGSGTFVVGALGILSATKRLAECVRAFREVVDHHDDSLLLFVGLWYEASFQRELADLVGQLGLGPRVRFAGHVPAPEFRAHLLSCDVVLSLRHPCKKEISASLMRAIAAGKPVVVSDVREWSHLPREFCWRVPTGSAEVGVLAAQLRVLAADPALRASMGARARAYFEEQGTVQGMASGYLRVIDAVCAPAAMTA, from the coding sequence TGCCAAGCGGGCACCGGGGACGCTGCGCTCATCCCGGCCGAGATCCGCTCACGAGCCAACGTTTCGGTCCGGGAGGGGCCGGCCCGGGCCGTAACCCCAGGCCAGGATCCGAACGCCCCCGAGACCCTGCTCCGCCTAGCCGCCGAGCACCAGGACTGGGTGCGGCGGGAGGGGATCGATCTCTACCACGCCACCACGCCCGTGCTTGTGGAACTGCCGGTATTTCCTCGATGGGACGTGTGTCCGATGGTGGCCAGCTTCTACGACGCCATACCGCTGCTCTATCCGGACCAGTATCTTCCCGGCCCCGCCGTCCGGGAGACATACGCACGGGGGCTGGAGTTCCTCCGGAGCGCCACCCGGGTCCTTGCCATCTCGGAGTCCGCGCGGAGAGACGCCTCCCTGCACCTCGGGATCCGGGCGGACAAGATCGACGTGGCTCCTCCCGTCGCCGAGCCATGCTTCCGGCCCCTGGCGGACGACGAGGTCGGGGCCACCTTGCGGGGCCTCCGCCAGCGTGTCCCCCTGCCCTCGCGCTACGCGCTGGCGGTGGTGGCCGTTCATTACTCCAAGAACCTGGACACGCTCTTCCGAGCCTATTCGCTGCTGGATCCCCGCCTGCGCGAGCTTCTGCCCCTGGTCGTCTGCTGCGACCTGGATGGCCCCCAGGACGCAGGCCTCCGGACCCTCGTCGATGCGGCAGGAATTGCGGACGACGTCGTGGCCACGGGCTTCGTGAGCGACGACGAGCTGGCCGCGCTCTACAACGCCGCCACCATGGTGCTTCACCCTTCCCGGCAGGAGGGCTTCGGACTGCCCGTGCTGGAGGCCATGCACTGCGGCAAGCCCGTGATCGCCGCCCGGGCGGGCGCTCTGCCCGAGGTCGGGGGCGAGGCCGTGCTGCTGCTCGGCCCTGACGACGCGGAGGCCTGGGCGCGCGCGATCGAGGAGCTGTACCGCGACCCCGGTCGCCGGCGAGAAATGGGCGACCGTGGCCGCGCCCGCGCGGAAGAATTCTCCCCCCGACGACTCGGCGAGGCGACGCTAGCCACTTATGGGCGAGCGGCCGCTGCCCCCGGTTGGGCGGCCGACTCCCGGAGGCGGGTGGCCGTGTGGACGCCCTTTCCACCGCAGGCGAGCGGGGTTGCGGACTACAGCTTGGAGCTGCTGGACGAGCTGCGGCGTGAGTGTGACCTGGAGGTCTTCGTGGACGACGGAGTGCTGCCCTCCGCGGCTCTCCTCGCCCGCTACGCGGTCCACCATTTCCGCGCCTTCCCTCGCCGTCACGCCTTGGCGCCCTTCGACACGATCGTCTACCAGGTCGGGGCCTCGCCCTTCCACCTCTATATGCAGGACGCCTTGCGCGAGTGGCCAGGCATCGTCGTTCTGCATGACCTCGCATGGAGCTATCTCCGGCTCTGGCATCGCCGGCAGAGCAGTGACGAGGCGGGATTCGAGGGCGAGCTGGGCGCCCTGGAGGGCGAGGAGGCCCTACGCGAGTATCGGGCAATCGTGGGTGGAAGCGGCGCCCACCGGCCACTCGACGTCTTCCTCGACGACCATCTCATGCTGGGGGATGTGGTCGCTCGCAGTCGGGCTCAGGTCGTGCTGCTCGAGAGCGTGGGCCGCGAACTCGAGCGTCGCTATCCAAAGGCACGCCCCTACCTGGTTCCCATGGGAGTGGCCGACCCCTACCGGGGACGGCCGGCCCTGGAGGCCTCCCAGGCCCGCTCGAGTCTCGGGATCGGCTCCGGGACCTTCGTGGTGGGGGCCCTAGGCATCCTCAGCGCGACCAAGAGGCTCGCGGAGTGTGTCCGGGCTTTCCGTGAGGTAGTGGACCACCATGATGACTCCCTGTTGCTTTTCGTGGGGCTCTGGTATGAGGCCTCTTTCCAGAGGGAGCTGGCCGACCTGGTTGGGCAGCTGGGCCTGGGGCCTCGCGTGCGCTTTGCCGGGCACGTGCCCGCCCCTGAGTTCCGGGCCCACCTCCTCTCCTGCGACGTCGTTCTGAGCCTCCGGCACCCTTGCAAGAAGGAGATCTCGGCCAGCCTCATGCGCGCTATTGCGGCCGGCAAGCCCGTAGTGGTGAGCGACGTGCGGGAGTGGTCGCACCTGCCCCGGGAGTTCTGCTGGCGGGTGCCGACGGGCAGCGCGGAGGTCGGAGTCCTGGCCGCCCAGCTGCGCGTGCTGGCGGCCGATCCGGCGCTGCGGGCGTCGATGGGGGCGCGAGCGCGCGCCTACTTTGAGGAGCAGGGCACCGTGCAGGGCATGGCCAGCGGGTACCTGCGGGTCATCGACGCCGTCTGCGCGCCTGCTGCCATGACCGCATGA